The sequence tgaactaatgaaaatttcaaaaacatgtAACTAAAGACATTAAAATAAGTTAGACTCCAAACATATTTAAAGCAATCTTGCTCTAACATATTATGTGTCAACTAAAGACacatttcatgtgtagttttagtgacaagatttttttaattagttgatgatttgttaatcgccacataacgagttaaaaaagataaattcaaacatgtttgatgccaaaatttatcaaatatttaacagatgTAAGagcatattttacaataaaaaatagaattgtgaaaaataaagttatatctctataactattagaccaattattttttttttaagagcatcattggactaattcaaatatttgggggggccaactcttatttttatagACTAAACTTTgagaatattaaaataattatatatataatttaaaaattttcaaaattttggggggccatggccccctcAACCTTCAACACAACTCTGCCCTTGTTGAAGAGCATTGGCATTACAGGTACATTTCAAAGTCAATATTCTTAGGATAATTAATGTTGCAAGCATGACTAATCTCCATTAAGTAATTACCTTAACTACCATGCACTTTTGATATGATGGTTACTCCACAAGTATGAGTGCTTGTGAGGTGTAGGGAGAAATGATTGAAATTCAGGTCTCTAGAAAGGAGCATCACACACATAtactaataatataaataaaagtaccTGTAGGAATATTATGGATTTGAATAAAACAATTtccatacaaaaagaaagaaatgctatatttgtttgattataagttagctttttttgcttttaacttttatgtacagtcttttttttttttttttttttttttttttttttaatttattttagattgaACTACAATTTAGGGGCCTTTACATTGGGCCCTAAAGTGACATGGCTGGACGGGGCCCGCGGGGGCCTGTAGTGGTGGGTTTGGGGGTTAAAAAGAAACCGTTTAGTTAACgggactaattcaaatatttgggggggccaactcttatttttatagACTAAACTTTgagaatattaaaataattatatatatataatttaaaaattttcaaaattttggggggccatggccccctcAACCTTCAACACAACTCTGCCCCTGTTGAAGAGCATTGGCATTACAGGTACATTTCAAAGTCAATATTCTTAGGATAATTAATGTTGCAAGCATGACTAATCTCCATTAAGTAATTACCTTAACCATCATGCACTTTTGAtacgatggtcactccacaagtataagtgcttgtgaggtgtaGGGAGAAAGGATTGAAATTCAGGTCTCTAGAAAGGAGCATCACACACATAtactaataatataaataaaagtaccTGTAGAAATTTTGACATGCATATATTAATGAATATTATGGATTTGAATAAAACAATTtccatacaaaaagaaagaaatgctatatttgtttgattataagttagctttttttgcttttaacttttatgtacagtttttttttttttttttttttttttttagattgaaCTACAATGTAGGGGCCTTTACATTGGGCCCTGAAGTGACATGGCTGGACGGCGCCCGCGAGGGCCTGTAGTGGTGGGTTTGGGGGTTAAAAGAAACCGTTTAGTTAACGGGGCAAGTTCAAGTTTTGGGGGGGCAAGTGGCGGGGCGAGTTTGGGGATAAAGAAACCCACCCCAAACTCGACCCGTAGCCATTCCTAGTAATGTAAGATTACAAAACATATCATATCACCTTACTCTCGTCACTTTCTTTAAATTGGTGTAATTGCATACTACTTATGGGTGGGAcatattaatttattgaattgaaaaaaattattcatactAATAAATTGTATTTACAAAATTGCCATGCATATTTTAAAGCCGTAATTCCTCTCTCATCTCATAACCTAGCTCCTCTCTTTTCTCATCAGATTCAAAACCctagcctctctctctctctctctctctctctgtgcaaTCGGAATCCATGGCCACCGCTAGCCACCATCTCCTCCATTAtgattttctctctcaaacAAACGCACATGCTCTCATAGGCATAGCATAAGCTAGAGAGCTTagatcttttctctctaaattagTGGTTGATTTGTCGTGATTTTGTTCGCTCCATTGTTGGAGGAGCTTGTTGTCGTCCTACTCCTCTTCACCGAAAGGAATCTTTTTTATGCTTGGGTCCAAAATACCGAAATGGGTGGTGgagagaattttcaaaattttggtagATGTATAATCTGTTTGATTGGTGAGAAAGTTGGGAAAGTgagacataaatttttttttgatgttttgttgttatttgtaatttgtttggttgttgagaaggtgctgaaaaatgatttttttttttttttttttttttttgtgtggatctAAAGCTatttggttggtgagaaaagaaaataatttttttttctatggataAGTTGTTTGtgacttttaattaaaaattaaaattttgtttagttttatcaaaatgatatttttggaaatttaaaaGTACAAATTGTAATGATCCAACGAATATATGTTAAGAACCTATCAAAAacaataaagttatattattgtTATGAGATTACTTGAATCTAACATCACAATAATGTTACATTATTATAATGTAACATCATGCAAACCAAAGGATCTCATATCGTGTTAAAATGACATATTTTAATATGGTATGTCAAATGCTAAAATGAATACTTTGTTACTGCACCCAACATAACCTTATTTTTCATCAACTTCATACAATTCTAGACAAAATCCAAAGAGTAAAAATCTTGAGTAGTCTAATTAGGCTAATGAAACTCCACAATTAAATATTGATTAGCCCACAGGAAGtgggtgtaaaaaaaaaaaataaataaaaaatcaaactcagtaacttttttttttgttttttgataagaaaaacTCAGTAACTACTGTAACTTGATTCAACTGTCAACTGTCAACTGTGTCTGTCTGATCCAACAGTCTAAAACATGCCAGTACCACGTGGCACTCACGTGACAAACCATAATGTCCACAAACATGATCAAACTCGTTCTTCTTGTTTGCCACGTGTTCATCAAAATAATTCATGAATTGACAAGTGGCCTCCGCTACAAGCGAGTATACCAAAAATTTCATCTACTTGCGAGAGTGAGCAGTAAGAGCACTCTAGCATATTTAATTTATTCGAAAAGCCAAAGTAGCAAGAACATGGGTCCCACAAGAACCTCTGACTCGACTAGGCCCCACCCTAAAACACAACCAACCACAAAGATAACGTTGCAACTTGTCTATGCCACTTGTTTTCTGCCACGTGTCGGTCTTGGATCCTTTCCCTCTTCCACTTGGTTCTAGAGTCTCACACCTACACCCCCTTAGCCCCTCACTATCTTCattcattaattaattcatAGTTCTGAGTTCTCTCACACACACTTCAACTCAATCTCAGAGATacttaaaaaacacaaaaaaaaaaaaaaaaatagagagatagagaaatgTTGAAGTTGGAGAATAATGATGGAGGTAGTAGTGGTGGTGACAATAATTGGGCACGTATATGTGATACGTGTCGGTCTGCAGCGTGTACGGTGTACTGTAGGGCTGATTCGGCCTACTTGTGCACCGGATGTGATGCTCGCATCCACGCTGCAAACCGCGTGGCGTCTCGCCACGAGCGCGTGTGGGTTTGCGAGGCATGTGAGCGTGCCCCGGCGGCTTTTGTATGTAAAGCTGATGCGGCGTCTCTTTGCACCGCCTGTGATGCTGATATCCACTCAGCAAACCCGCTTGCACGCCGCCACCAACGCGTGCCAATTCTGCCTATTTCCGGGAACTTGCATGGTCCACATGCGGTGGGTGCCATGTCTGGTACTGAAGGGAGGTTTGTAGAGCACGATGGGGATGAGATGattgatgaagatgatgaagatgaggCTGCGTCATGGTTGTTGATTAATCCTGTGAAGggtaacaataacaacaacaacaacaacaacaacaataacaatcaaaacaatgggtttttgtttggcGGGGAGGTTGATGAGTATTTGGACCTTGTGGAGTACAATTCTTGTGCTGAGAAGCACTTCAATGATCAGTATAgccagcagcagcagcagcagcaacagcagcaTTACTGTGTTCCCCAGAAGAGCTATGGGGGTGACAGTGTTGTGCCAGTTCAGTGTGGAGAAGCAAAGGGTCagcttcatcaccttcatcaacAGAATTTCCAGTTGGGTTTGGATTATGAGTCATCAAAAGCTGCATACAGCTACAATGGTTCTATTAGTCACAGTGTAAGTTTCTCTAAATTTGCTACACATACAACGGTTTTACATTGAATATGTAGTTTGAGTTTTAACAAATCTGTATTGTCACATGATTCTTTGtgaattatttattatgttcCATTCATTTTTTGATTCAGTAGATGTATAGTTATCTCCAATATTTGAATTCTATGTGCACCGCTTCTAAAAGATAAAATCTGAGTGGTATCAAtatcttttgatattttttttgtactttattagcacttttcctcttttctttacCTTTCTCCTTTAAAGTATGGAATCCAGCAGGAACGTTGCagtgctttttgttttctctctcttttgttccAAGTCATAAAGTTGGGTGAGTGGTTTACGTCAGAGTGTCATGTCTTGGTATAAATTGCAGCTAAAATtgatttacttatatataaataaagttgCAGGTTAGAAGTACTAGGTTATATTTTAGTGATTCTACTTTTCTTTAAGTAAGCTATAAAATTACTTATTAAATGATTACCTGTATAGGACTAAcaagaaacaagaaagaaaagagaggactGGAAAATCTTACAACTACTCTAGATTTCTAAGGGTTGTTCAAAGCCAAagctttcttttattctttaaataaaatgaactaCACTGATTTCAATTCTATAAATAATTCCATACCCACAAGTAACATTCATCAGAAGTTTCTTCTTTGTACaagaaatatattttcataaagaaattgtgaCATTTAGGGTCAGATTGAATACcgcttattattgaaaattgaaaactgaaaatactgtagcaaaataatttttaaatatataaataatgtcGTGGGActcattttaatgaaaattttgctaaaaagaggTTTATGagtcccgtgaacagtgtacGAGATCTAAGTTTAGACGCAAACGCTAGACGCGTTTGctatccaaacgcacacttactTGATATAATTCATGAATATTACATgtgaattattattaataactGCAAATCAGTAtgaaaatcattcaaaaaaaaattgtgaatgagGACATGGTTCTGTTGCAAACATGAATTACTTTTCCAATCTATTTCAACTATGACTTGTGAAAATTACAAATCGCATATCTCCCTCCTATGCTGATTAATAACCACAAGTGTTTTCTGTGATAATATAATTAGGTCTCTGTTTCATCCATGGATGTTGGCGTTGTACCCGAATCAACAATGAGCGACATCTCAATCACACACTCAAGACCTCCCAAAGggacaattgatcttttttctGGATCTACCATTCAAATACCAGCCCAGCTTACTCCATTGGACAGGGAGGCAAGGGTCCTGAGAtacagagagaaaaagaagacaagGAAGTTTGAGAAAACAATCAGGTATGCTTCAAGGAAGGCCTATGCAGAGACCAGACCCCGGATCAAGGGCCGATTTGCTAAGAGGACGGATGTAGAAGTTGAAGTGGATCAGATGTTCTCCACGACACTAATGGCAGAAACTGGATATGGCATTGTTCCATCATTCTAAATCTAGGGgcagaagaagataaagaacaCTTCTTCATATGAGAGTTGTACAACTTAGTACTCAAGCTCTAGTGCTGATATTGTAGCTTCCCAATCTAATTGGTCTAAATTAATGTGATGCATGCTTATTAACTTTCTATACTTCTTTGCCTCATGTAATTTTATCTTGTAAATGCatgtaaattttcattttaaaactAATTACTTGCAATTGCAATTTCCCTTTTGAGTTCTTGTTGATCTTTTCATTGAACTCCAAATGTTAGAAATTAccttaaattttctattttgacTTTGTTAGGTTTTTTGGTGTGAGAAGAAATGATTTTCTTTGGGAGGAAAGAgcttttaatatttaataaggAATTGGGTATTCGTTATCTATAAAGCATTAAAATTGAAGACTCTTCAATCCAAGGATCCTCTTACATGGGGAGAGAAAAGACTCTCGTAGAAGAATATTAGTACCATTTGATGTATTGGGGTAGTGAGCATCTCATTTATGAATTTGTTAGTTGGTATTGAGAGCTTAAATTAAATGTAatgggttttgagtttgttttcGTGAGAGTTTTGATTGTAAAAGTTcttaattatgatttatgagTAAACGAGTGGTAATAATCCATATTGTTAATACTGAATTTTGGTTGATGTTATtggtggataaaaaaaaatccatattatTGACAGTGAATTTTGGTTGGTGTTATAACTTATTAGTGGATGAGGAATGAAATTAGCCaaataaagttttcttttatgtgtatttattttttcccttacGGATGGAATGCGCTTCCACCAGTGTCATATTCAAATACCAAATTTCCACAATGAGGACAGAAAACATTTTAATACAATcttgaagagaaaaatgaacGAAGTCAGCCACATGCTTGCGTATAATTAAAGCTAGCTCTCATAGCTTCTTGTTTGATGGCTTTTAATGGGCCCATTATCCTTacacttttctctttttatgcGACAGTGCCATCTCTATGCTACCGATTGGCTTCATTTCTGTTAGTGCACTATGGGATGAAGATTCTCGGTCTTTTAGGTCATGATACAACACCGAAGGTAAGAAACTGTCCATGTCTgtagaagaaaaaggaaacttGATTGTGGCGTTCATCTAGAATGGTATATGCTGTAATCCATGAACTTTTCCATATGGAGTCATCTTCTCTTCTTGTAAAAACACAAAGAACCAACACTGTCAAGAAATTCTAGCTATTTCAATGTTGGTGGATTAGGTGAAGTGATAGTTAAATATTGcttcgaaaaaaaaaagaggaagaaaataatatagGATAATTATTGGTTACTATCAATGTAAATCTTACATCGAAGTAACAAATATGTATACATTTGCAAAAAAGCATACAATATGGTATATATTTGCATAAAAATGTATTACATTGTACATATTTGTTTAGTCTACAATGTAAATCTTATATACAATTGCCTTCCCTAAATGAGTACTTGGGTTTTCTTAGAATACTACATTGGGAAGCAATGCTTGTAGTTGTAGacggatttttttttgaaaaatgttggAGGAGGATTTAGAACGTTAGagatgataaatatttttttttaaaaggtctACCCGTTGcacaaatttttattcttctcaGTTATTGGAGCATTTCATTTCATCGGCCTAGCATAAAAAAGTCGATGTcagtatatactatatatatatatatatatatatatatatatagtgagcTTCATCCAGCAAAAGTTCATTCAAGGAAATGAGATTGAGATGGAACTTTTCGCAATAAAGGATTAAAGGGAAGGGCTTTCGTGGCTCTAACTAGGGACCTTAATTACAGTATCCATTTCTGCAACGACATTTGTGAGGTAAAAGTGCTCTTTTCCCCACTGAGGAAACACTGAGAGGGATAAGATTCTCATTTCTTTGAATGTGAAATTACACCAAGCCAGGCTCAGATGCAACCAGAGGAGGAGGACAGAGATTGGCCGTGATATTCTTCATTTGATATGAATTAATGCTTATTTTCGAGGTGAAATAACCTCACATTTATAAAAGAACCAAAAGCTTAACCACAGAATTAAAGGTCCAATGACATCATCTCGATCCTCTGACTCTGAGTAAAGGTGATCCATCTTATTCATGGTTTCAGCCACATGCGTGTACACAATGGCAAGATTATTCGACACCTCTATACCCAAGACACAGTTGAAAATACAGTAGGTTCAGAATATAGCTTGATTGCAAAGAATTATAATGCTCTGATTACTTCACATCTAACAATTAATGTCTATGCACTTTCATACTATGTATAAAATTCCCACATTCTTGGAATACACTTGGTGTGAAAGAGTGTGCACTAATTAATAGATGTGAAGTAATAATTACTGATGTAAGATTTACATCGTACTAGCAATGTAAGATTTACATCGATAATATAATGTAAACCTATAACTATCCTAACCTTATAATAATATTGATATTCCTTTTTAAtacattaaatttttaattataagtttataatataATACCAATGTAAATCTTACATTGTAAACTAAATAAATGTATACAATGTAAGCTAagaattttcttaattaaaattattttaactaaACGTTTAGACACCTGATGTGTTTTACTACCAATTTTAACAAATAGTTCAAGATTAAGTCCATGTAGTTAATCAATTTCAAGTACAACAATAATGCATATATACCACAAACACACGTGCATACAAACTAGCATATGTTCACGGAGTGAAAATCCAATAAGTTAAAATACTCTGAGGCCAAGCCTAAATGATCAATCCACAATGAAAGTTGTCACAATACAAATGATACTCACACAACTTTCTGTATATGTAGTCAGACTATGTACTCAAGCTTCCCACTCTGCTTGTTAGCTATTACGGATTCTTGTCTTGTTCCTTCACAGCCACTTAATCGATCTCTCGGTCACTCTAAGGCTTCTCGAAGATTTTTGATGTCTTTGTGGTTTCAACAGCAATTCCAGCACTCATTTGGTAATCTTAGCATATGAAACAATCAAACGATCTTAAAGGCATAGCAATGTGAGAAGTAGGGAAGACAAAGATTAAATCTCTCTACGTTTTTCTGTGGTAGTCTTCCTTTTCACAAATTAAGTTTGAAATAAGGGTTTTATAAACTTAAAGTTAAGACTTGAGGTGGCTATACAAACTGTCCTAGAAGAAAATCTCAGAATTTGGATAATTAGAACTTGGTTGGCTGAGAGTCTACCGAGAGCCCGTGTCCCATTTCGCATGGCGTGTCCCATTTCGCATGGCCAAGCCTTAAATGTCGCTTGACCAAGGTCTTCAATTTGGTACAGTAAATAGAACTTTCAACCTTCAACCCTCATTACTAAAATTCACATCACAATCATAAACCCAAAATTACAAACAGAtttattagagcatccacagcagtggatctaaaattttagctttttagctatacaaaaagttactttatctattttaccttcacACACCctacagcagtggagctattttaactttta is a genomic window of Quercus lobata isolate SW786 chromosome 2, ValleyOak3.0 Primary Assembly, whole genome shotgun sequence containing:
- the LOC115975874 gene encoding zinc finger protein CONSTANS-LIKE 2 — its product is MLKLENNDGGSSGGDNNWARICDTCRSAACTVYCRADSAYLCTGCDARIHAANRVASRHERVWVCEACERAPAAFVCKADAASLCTACDADIHSANPLARRHQRVPILPISGNLHGPHAVGAMSGTEGRFVEHDGDEMIDEDDEDEAASWLLINPVKGNNNNNNNNNNNNNQNNGFLFGGEVDEYLDLVEYNSCAEKHFNDQYSQQQQQQQQQHYCVPQKSYGGDSVVPVQCGEAKGQLHHLHQQNFQLGLDYESSKAAYSYNGSISHSVSVSSMDVGVVPESTMSDISITHSRPPKGTIDLFSGSTIQIPAQLTPLDREARVLRYREKKKTRKFEKTIRYASRKAYAETRPRIKGRFAKRTDVEVEVDQMFSTTLMAETGYGIVPSF